Sequence from the Cucurbita pepo subsp. pepo cultivar mu-cu-16 chromosome LG02, ASM280686v2, whole genome shotgun sequence genome:
ATAATCAAGGCCAGGGGGTGCATTTTGCAAGGTCATCATCAATACCTACAGTTACCATTTTATCAATATGTTCAACTCTATGAAACTTTAAAAGATCAAAGTAACAGcatataatattcaataataatgCACCTTCATCGGAGGATATTTTGAGAAAGGAGCATGACCATGGGCAAGCTCTAAACCAGTTATAGCAAAAGACCAGATGTCAGCCCTGCCAAAAATATTGTCGACCAATATTAGTAAGTAAGTTCatgagggaaagaaaagacaaaaaaaaaaaaaaaaaaagagaaaatcatGAAAGCAATACATAAAAACAATACTAACTTGAAGTCATAACCATTTAATTGCTCCATAACTTCAGGTGCCATCCTTAAATAGAGAGACAACGTTTAATTAGGAACAAATTGATAAAACTGCTTTGATGGGAGCTCAATATCCATTCTATTACACAAACTATTTTTTTCAGTAGAAACGGACAATTTTGACATTGTATTCATTCCAATAAAGGGAGCATAAAAGCTCTGAAATGATTGAAACATGACAAAACTAGAGAGACTCAATAGGTACACATGGACATATTAgtacaaaatacaaatatacCAGCATGGTGTGCCCACGAATGTATTCCTCACACGTTGCCTATCACCTGAGTCAAAAAGGCAAGCAGAAACACCAAAATCCCCTAGCTTGATTGCACCACGTGAATCAATAAGAACATTTCCTGCctataaaatatgaaacgtaaataaataaaaatagaagaaaacagagtctaaattttattctttatcaGAGTGTTAAGTTGTCTCGAGTGTGAAACAAAGCTATCATCAGATGAGGGATCAAATAATAAACCATTAAGATTAAGCtcattgtttgaaaataaCAGGCAagttcaattaaaaattaatctaCTCTCTCTTCCGCTCACATCCAAATGGATGTGAAAAGAGAAGCTTTGATCGGTCATCCATGACATTTACTCtcctattcttttcttttttttcttttttatatttttccgcTCATCATCCTATGTTATGCAGTTTCTAAACACgagagaataaaaaacaatCTATTATGGAGACACTAGCTAGAACCTGAAAAAACATGGCAATAACACACCAAAAATTACAGGAGGGACATGATACAATTCATATATAAGACCTTAGGTTCTCACTTTTATATCCCGATGTATATGTCCATGATTATGAAGATATTCAACTCCCTTCAACACTTCTCGTAATATTGTTGCTATCACCACTTCCTCGAAACCATCAGGATATGCAGCCTTCAATATGTGAAGACATGAACCTCCAGACATGTATGGCATAACAATCCACAAATTATGTCCATTGACAAAGGAGCAGTGTGATTTAAGAACATTTGGGTGGTCAACCAAGATCATTGTCTGTACTTCACGATAAATGCTAACCTGTGACAGAACAATTAAGTTACGAAATGTGTCGCAACATGACATTGATTGGACTAAGAGTTCAAAATATCAAATGTGAGCGCTTAAAGTTTTCCTGTCATGCCGTTGTCACATTACATGGAAATGCTACATAAAACCTAAAAGAAGTGGGATAAAATCAACATAGTTCAGTTACACAGAAAACTTGGACAGAGATTCCCTTCAGTCGTGAATGAGTAAGAAcatctaattaattgaagtcgttttcttattttcaaatcTCGGATTTTTCACATCgttaatattataatgttaAAAATTACATGTCAAATTGGATCTCACCAATTTCAATGAATAGAAAATTTACTCCGCAGATAAATCGAGTCGAATCTTCCCTACCATCCAACttttttgaacaaaaataaaaaataaaaacaaggtAAAAGATGCCCCTCAGATAAGAATTGTAAACAGAGAGTTCTAGTACATTCACGAGTCAGAGggataaaaaaagtaaagctCGAATCAATTCTTTTATCAGGAAAAATCAATTTAGCTAAATCAACCAAATTTGATTCCCCGCGGACTTGTAAAAAGTCAAGTAATAGAACCAGTCAGTCGAATAGGAGCTAAACTTCCACAATTTTTTCACTTAAtaacgaaaacaaaaaaaaattgcaattcAAAGCAATTGactacgttttttttttttttttttctctctaaaatcaAATTGCTTAGCCATAGAATacgaaagaaaagaaagagaaaatgcaTATAATGAATGCGTAAAAAGGAGTACCAGATCACAATTCTCACGCTCAAAATCGAGGATCTTGATGGCGACGATCTCATTAAGAGGTTTACAAAGAGCACGGTGAACTGAAGCACTCACACCCTGCCCAACCTCCTCGTACAGAACATAAGAATCTTCCCCAATCGGATAAgtcttcttctccatctcAAGGCCCTACTTCTACTTATACAACAgctcaatcaatcaaacaagCAACTAATCGACCTACAAAACCTGCAAAACAAAAGCGATAAGCACAATTATGAATTCAGCATAAATCCAGGCAAAGAAAGAAGGTAAAAGAAGCTCGATTACAGAgggaaaacacaaaaacaagaagCTAAGGTTGATCGCGCACACGTCTTTAACGGAAtcgaaaagataaaaaaaataaggtatAAATAATTGGAGAGAAAAAGTGcaaaaaggatgaaaaaggaagGGAGATTGATTGAAAAGGCAATGGCATTGATGAGAGGATTACCAGTCCGAAGGATTTGATTTGGAAGGTCGCTATTAGCTTTCTCGTGAATCTTGGGGGAaaaaaataggagagagagaaagatcaGAGCTCTNtttttttttttttttttttttttttttttttttttttttttttttttttttgggtctgTGAATCTGAATGTTTTTGGTGAAATTTCTTAGAGTGAAAGATCGGGAAAATATTTTTGCGCGAAGAAATCGGATCGTCCCCTTAAATTTCTGGAGAACGAAAGGTTTGTATGGATTTGCATGCAAGTCTCCCGCCATTCGCATCCTTCGGTCAAACCTCGGGTCGGGTTGGTACccgacttttcttttttccttttttttttattttttaaacatccCAAATTTGTTATGAATTAATTtggaattaatttataatttcaatgGTCTTTTCCTAAGTTTATTGTTTATAATACTAATATTTTGGtgtcaaaaaaggaaaaatgaaaaagaaaaaaactaattttgtgttataaaaattaattgaaaactTTCTAAAGTAAAATGCTTTAATTCTAATaatactaaaatattaaattaagagaaatataaggaatcaaaataatataaaatcaacatgacttcaaataattaatttaatgaaaaagcattttgtatttatttttaataaaaatgcgTGATAACTacgtaaaataaatttaatattttaagcaAAAGATTGGGGTCATGACCCAttcgtttattattattattattattttgccacattatatttaacatataagatattataacaataataggttagaatataaattttcaaaattgtcaGATagatcttatattttttttttaaataataattaagcttattgaattttttaattttgtgccaagcaaattattaatatatttgataatttctttaattcgcaaattaagtaattttaaaattttaaaacgcattgaATACCTATATTTATGgtacattatttaaatttttaaaatttgttaaataattttttaggtagataaattttaaagtattccATGGTTTACAATTTcaatatgaaataataatttttatctgGGGTCGACGAGTTCAGTAGCCAAAAGCATCACTAACTTCCCAAATAGCACGAGGTACGTAAAATTTCGTCCCATGGGCACgactaaattcaaatatttaaaactatgaattataaaatcaacCAATTATAAAGTGtcaaaatagtattaaaaaaaaaaaatcatgctAATTTATACGGAAAGCATCttaaaaaacagaaaactaCCCCCCATTTAGTCACGTGCAGTGCTCATGACCATTGTTTCAGATTTTTAGTGCGAAATAGCAAAAGGTAGTGCGCAAACTCGCCGGTCGCGGTCTTCTTCACTGCCAAATCTAGGGTTCTCTTTGGTCTCTGTTGCGTTTCAGGTGCCTTCCTACTGAAACGCCGTCGTTTTCGTCCCCTATCCTTCTTCCCCGTCTGGTAATTCGTTGAAATGAAGCTCACTGTGAAGACCCTCAAGGGAAGCCACTTCGAAATTAGGGTTCAGCCCACCGACACCGTAAGTTCTAacgtttcttttttctttttcattaatctcctcgatttcttcatgcgACTATTTGGGATTgtagttaatttattaatgtaGCTGAGTACGCAAGCATTGACCCAGCTGGCAATCTTCAGCttgtttaattgttttttttcttcttaagaAATTGTGATTATAGAATTGGAACAGTGTGAAACTACTGGAGGAATTGTTTGGAATTGGAAAGATCCTAAAATTAGGGCTTCGTGTGTTACTTAATCCGTAAGCTGCTTTTCTTTCTGAACGACGAtcacaattattattattattattattattattattaattctgCGTGATCTGCTGGATTTGCATTGTTTGAACACGAGTTGGAGAAGTCTAAGATATCATGCAGTGCACTGTTCTTGTTGGGGATGCCGTTTTAGCTGTAGATTTTAGCAGGcatctttaattattattattatttttttttaatgatgcAACTTTAACCCTCTGATTGGAACTTGGATCCTAGGAAGTTTAAGAAATGAACTCATTATTTTGTTGGAACAGAAAGATTTGAAAGGAATGGAATTAAATTGTGCTTGGATTGTAGctggaaaagggaaaaaaaaaaaaaataaattaaataatagtcTTACTTATATAGGCTTTTAATCTTGATTTATTAATAGAAAGTTATAATATGACATGGTTAAATAAGCATTTTACCATCAAATTCTATGAAATCCTTCAAAATCCCATGGTTTTAGTTTAGAAAAGTTTTAACGTAAAAACAAGATAAATCTCTTTGATGTGATAACAAACGTTGGAGTTCATTTTAAATCTGTTATGATGTGAAATAACTCGAGATCTtagtgtaacagctcaagctcaccgctaacagatattctCCTCgttggactttcctttttgggctctctccagcagacacgttttaaaactttgaggggaagctcagaagggaaaacccaaagaggacaatatctgctagcggtggacttgggcttgggcggttacaaatggtataagagccaaacactgggcggtgtgccagcaaggacgctggctcctccaaggagggtggattgtgagatcccacatcggttgaagaggggaacgaaacattctttataagagtgtggaaacctctctctaaccgacgcattttaaaactgtgaggttgatggcgatacgtaacgggccaaagcggacaatatctactagcggtggtcTTGGGTTGTTACTCTTAGGCAACCAAACAGAACATaagcattttttgtttttttcgttttttatttttttaatttaaaaattatcattGTGAAATTTTTGGTGAAGGTGATGGCTGTCAAGAAACATATTGAAGATATCCAAGGAAAGGCTAATTATCCTTGTGGTCAGCAATTATTGATACACAATGGTAAAGTTCTAAAAGATGAAACTACGCTGGCAGAAAACAAAGTATCTGAAGAGGGTTTCCTAGTTGTCATGCTCAGCAAGGTATCTTTGGTtctataattttctaaatataaaaagcACATAagaaaagtttttattttggattttaatgGATGgctaaaatatcaaatatggtTACGCTCATTTGTATGCATAACAGAGCAAAACGTCTGGCTCAGCAGGGCAGTCATCGACTCAGGTAATATTGCCTATTTTTGTAACTAGGTGTTTATTGTTCTCTAATGTTAACCACCTCTGGAGCCTATTTATTGCAGACTGCTCAAAACCCACCTGTAGCTCAACCAATTATAAATTCAACTCCTACCCAAGTTGCACCATCTCCGACTCCTGCACCTCAAGCTCCCGCACCAGCCCCGCCATCGTTAGTTTTTCAAGAGTGATCTTctttttgcattttctctcaatttgttgaataattattatccATATGcattttttgttattgttttccAGTGCCCCTAAGAACACTACATCTACTTCAGACAGGGCGACAGATAAGTATGGCTTCTATTTcctttttgacattttttgacTTCAAGAGGCAAGAATTGCTTAGTAAATCAACcatctatttttataatccTAAAACTAGGCTACGATATTACAAATGTCCAATCTGTTAAAAGCTACAGACTTTGATAGGCGTTCTTGATTATTAACTATTGTGACGAACAGCTCATATTACATAGCTATGTGCAatatgtttcttcttcttttgctttatttataaatgaaacTCTTTGCCTGTTGGTGAGAAAGTTtctcattctttcttttgggGGAATCGTTTGCAGTGTGCAAACAGATACGTACGGTCAAGCTGCTTCAAATTTGGTCGCTGGTAATAACCTGGAAGAGACCATTCAACAAATAATGGATATGGGAGGTGGCAACTGGGACAGAGAAACAGTTGTTCGTGCACTAAGAGCTGCATACAACAATCCAGAGCGTGCAGTGGATTACTTGTACTCCGTATGTCTAAATCATACGTTCTTCGAAACCTGGTCTGGATATGTTCAGTCACTAATGGTGTTTTTTATTTCAGGGTATCCCGGAATCTGCAGAAGTTGCAGTACCAGTGGGTCGTTTTGGTTCTGGTCAAGCCACTGGAACTGATGGATCCCTTCCTGCACCTGCCTCTGGAGCACCCAACACAGCCCCCTTGAACATGTTTCCTCAGGTATGTTTGGATGCATGCTTGAACAGCGTGTTTCTTTGTTTGCTAACATTCACTAATTTTACTGGGTGACAATCATACTGGAGGCACTTCCTGCTGGTGGCGGCAGCGGTGGCGGCGGTAATCTTGGATCTCTTGAATTCCTTAGAAACAATCCACAGGTAACTAATGAAGCATCATTTATGGGGGTTTCCTGATTGGTAAGCTCATTAGCTTTCTTGACTAGATATCTTAGTGCATGGGGTTTAAAAACCGGTTGGTTGGACTTTGAAGTCCTTTTCACCTAATGGCTGTGTTCGTTTGCATCTTTTTACCCATtgtgtgaggtcccacatcggttggagaagggaacgagtcccagcgaggacgttgggcctcgaaggggggtggactatgagatcccacaccggttggggaggaaaacgaaacattatttatatgggtgtggaaacctctccatagcagatgcattttaaaaaccttgaggggaagcccgaaaggcaaacccaaagaggacaatatctgctagcggtgggcttaggccgttacacaTTGATTCACATAAAATGTATCTGTTAAAAATTCACAGACATTCGATCAGAAAATTCTGCATATGAATTGCATTAGTACAGCCATATCATTCCATTACATGTATATCATTTGTACAAAGGCCTAAAATCATGTTTTGCTTTATTTTGTATGGATTATGGATTTCATATAGAACTAATTGTGAAGTTGTTACTGAATGAGGTTTGTTATCATTGTTCACATTCTAGTTTCAAGCCTTGCGGACGATGGTGCATACAAACCCTCAAATCTTACAGGTCTACACATCCTTCTGCTTTGCAATTTAGTTAGTGGGTAGTTATAGTCATGGTTTTTTTCCCAAGAGTTAAATATTTTGCTTCTCATGGCAGCCCATGCTTCAAGAACTTGGAAAGCAGAATCCCCAGCTTTTGAGACTCATTCAGGATCATCATGCAGAGTTCCTTCAGTTAATTAACGAACCTGTCGATAATTTTGAGGGGTGAGTCTTTACACCGATGTCGTCTGGTTGATATTAAATCTTGTTAATTTGAAACCTCCTAGGTTAACTGCTCTTTAGATGGGTTTGATCACGCACATATAATTAGAAACCTCTTGcctgaagaacaagaactgtTTCTGGATCTGGTTTACTCGAGATGTTGTTCGTCGATTGATTATTAGTTCATCAGCCGAACTTCTTTTGATGTGACATTGCTGCATCCATCTGTAGAACCATAAActgtgttctttctttctttcagaGAGATGTTTGAACAGGCTGACCCGGACATGCCTCATGCCATTAATGTCACTCCAGCCGAACAGGCAGCCATCGAACGAGTATGAACGAACTCCTTTATAATTCCTGAGGTGCCTTCTTGTTTTTCCCTCTTCAAACTGGATCTGTGTGCTCAAACTTTTTGTGCTTGTTCCCTTGCGTAGCTCGAGGCGATGGGATTCGATAGAGCCTTAGTCATTGAGGCATTTTTGGCGTGCGATCGCAACGAGGAACTAGCAGCTAACTACTTACTGGAGAATTCTGGAGATTTTGATGACTAACCaacaaacaaagaattaaTGTTAACCGCACtgtattcattatttttgGTGCTAAGGTGAATTGGTATCCTTGTCAGCATattcttcttcactttttgAGTCTTCTTTGCATTACATTTTATATACTGTACTAATAAATaggaaatttaattattctctAGTATGGTCAGAATTggtattttatgttttattgaaAGCTCATTTGTTGCTAACTGGTTGGAAATATCAACTGACTATGCATCATGGTTTTGGCAcgttttatgaaaatttgaacttttgactTCGAAATATACTTATCTAACAGGCTTAAAACATCATGGAAGCTCGTTTTTTCAGACTATAAGTTCTTAAGTCAGTTCTAGCACAATAagtccttaaatttttaatttttagttttatatatatatctcgatATGTTCTACAATTTTTATAGATTATTAATGTATTGATCTCTTAGATATTGACAtataatatcaattaattttaaaaattatataaaatgaaattaaaagttcaaacaCTTCTTAcatacaaaatttagattttttttttttttaattagaggAACGATAAAATTATCGAACGGCCGTTAAACTTAAATTAACGATAAAAAAAACCCGGTTCAAAACGCGGAAGATAGCGGACAACCTGATCTTGTGGATTTCGTATCCTTTATAAAACCGTGACCCGCGGACGAAAAAAATTTcacctttctttctctctcgatCTCTTCGAAGAACAGCAAATTCTCCTTTCTTGCGATCTCCTTTGGCGCGTCTGTTTATTGACTGTAAGATTCACTCTCTCGTTTCATCATTTCTCGTAATTTGTAATACATTGTCTCTCTCAGATCTGCTCTTCTTCTGCCTTTtgtgatttctttttcttaaatttgatatttctGCCGAATATTGCGTTGTTCTTGAGTTTCTTCTCGTCTTCTATATTGTCGTGGATGTTGCTCATTTTTTTGGAGAATGTGCAGATCGATTGGATcggattttatttttccttctagTATTAGCGTCGTTTTGGTGTATGGATTTCTCTCTTTTGCGATGTGGATTTGTATCGCGTGTGTAATTTGCTTTTAAATGTAGATCATATACTGATGTTTAGGGATTTGGAGTTGGGCCGAGCTGATAAGATTATATGTGGCGTTTTGAGGATGGGGATTTTATCTACGGgaattatatgaaattatatgGTTTAGTGCTATGGACAAATTCTTGTTTCTGGCATGAGGAGAAAATTTTTCGTGTTTTAGGTTAATTTCTATGGGTTACTTGCCGCTGTTTGTCCATGGATCGGTGGCCTTTGATTATTTTGCTCCTCTAACTTCGATTTGGGATGGGTTAGAAGAGAGAGCTCGAGTATTATAGCTGAGACATGTTGTTgccttgaaaaatataaaagcaaTTCTAATTGTTTTCTTGATGTATAACTCTTGAATATCTAGTTAAAAGTTATGCGTTGGAAATGAATATTGAGACTTCTATTCATTCCATCTATAAtatcacaaattttaattcttaggCGAGCCTTCTACTACTGATGTCTACAAGTTTTGTTGCATTTTATCTTCCCTCGAATTCAACAAGTCCTCGagttcaattttcaaaacctAATGCTTTTGGCCAAGCTTTTGATGATCTTATTGTTTCGTGCATTTCATAATGTGTTGTTGCCTGCTGCAGATTACATTGACATCTTGCATCTTACTTCTTCAAATTCTAATATGTTTGAATGGTATctgaatttattgaaacacCTTGCTGAAGAAAAGGGATATTGTGGCTATCTGTTTAATCTTGGCccccttttgcttttgttgaCGATTCTGAATTTGGTGCTAAATTTCAGATCACAGAGGAAGATTAGAGCTCTAGAACATGGTTCTTGACAGCATTCTAGCTTCTCCTCGCAGGAGGACCCCAACATTTAGGAAGCATTTTCCTGCAAATGAGTTGGGTAGTTGGTCAACTCTCTTCAATCGTCATCGCTACCTCTTAACCGCACTGGCACTCTTGACTTGCCTTTGCACAATCTACCTTTATTTTGCAATCACATTAGGGGCTACTGCATCGTCTTGTGCGGGTTTGACTGGAGCTCAAAAAGAATTGTGTCATCTGGAGCATGCCAAGGCTTCTCTGGCTAAAGGcaaattgaaatttctatGATACGTAGGGACCTTGAGGTACAAAGCTTCTCATTTATTGGTTCTTCTCTTTGGTGGGATCtgtatttataagaaatgaagaTCATTGTAGGTCAAAAGTTCATTCATCCATTTTGATTCATACATGTAACTGATAAAAATGTAGCAGAATGTCATTAACATTGCTTCCTTGCATTAATTAGTTCCTTTTTCCTTGCTTGTTTCTATGTTATGATGGGTTTATATGAAAACTTCAAGCAGAATAAATGTTCATATTGCTGTTGTGACATTAATTGATGGGAGCCTAATTTCTTGCAGTTTGTCATTCCCTCTGTGCCTTATTCCTGCCGGGCTGCCCCTAGAAACTGAAAACCTACctattttacatttaaaagATTGATAGtgtaaaaacttttaataggCTACTCTGTCAATAATTAGCCACTTCTCGaaaaaaaatgactttttttttttctaataaaatccACCAACATGAATAtgtgaaaatctttttttttttctttttttcttttcttttttttgtcattaaGAGGTTGAGAtgatcatatttatttattaatgaaaaaaaatatgtaatcCAATTATGTCTCTCAGGGACgtgtttctaattttaattttgtacttCTCCGATAAAAAGGGTATTTCATTTGGGTTGGAAATAACAATTCGAGAAGAGTGTGTGAACACGGGTTTACCTCAATTTTTTGTGctcctatttttttagatcGATAATCAATAAAACACGAGAACAAATCATTACAAATATTGAAACATATCTTCCTAAGTTATATTATTGTTTGGAAAGAGGTTCCTTTAATTaagttcaaattattaaatactaattttaagTTACATCCATTTAACATGTATAATCCTTATGTAGcatatttatttggatttgttttttttgtctcttaaaattaatttgtttgaagaaCACTAGTTTGATGAAAAACTATGTTATTATGTTAATatgtattttgattttaataatcattattctttcataattaaatatttactattgaaagtgaataatatattaattcatatttgaaaaatactaTTAGTAATATGTTTCatatgaattataaattaaccTAAAATAATCTACGAAGAATAATGTATATTAAATACTAAgtgttaaaatttataatttaaatgtcTAACATAATAATGGGTTATGTTTAACTATGTATGATAGTTAATAATG
This genomic interval carries:
- the LOC111789263 gene encoding ubiquitin receptor RAD23b-like codes for the protein MKLTVKTLKGSHFEIRVQPTDTVMAVKKHIEDIQGKANYPCGQQLLIHNGKVLKDETTLAENKVSEEGFLVVMLSKSKTSGSAGQSSTQTAQNPPVAQPIINSTPTQVAPSPTPAPQAPAPAPPSAPKNTTSTSDRATDNVQTDTYGQAASNLVAGNNLEETIQQIMDMGGGNWDRETVVRALRAAYNNPERAVDYLYSGIPESAEVAVPVGRFGSGQATGTDGSLPAPASGAPNTAPLNMFPQALPAGGGSGGGGNLGSLEFLRNNPQFQALRTMVHTNPQILQPMLQELGKQNPQLLRLIQDHHAEFLQLINEPVDNFEGEMFEQADPDMPHAINVTPAEQAAIERLEAMGFDRALVIEAFLACDRNEELAANYLLENSGDFDD
- the LOC111787579 gene encoding uncharacterized protein LOC111787579, translated to MVLDSILASPRRRTPTFRKHFPANELGSWSTLFNRHRYLLTALALLTCLCTIYLYFAITLGATASSCAGLTGAQKELCHLEHAKASLAKGKLKFL